The proteins below come from a single Pseudarthrobacter sp. SSS035 genomic window:
- a CDS encoding AI-2E family transporter, with product MTPAEDATPSDSKPTGTAPDTVRPVETVRPARVRADRELEQDIPYGIRIAASWAWRLGLILLVASALIWLLSRISFLIIPVMVAALLAGLLSPVVRWLRSRRLPNGAAVAITVLGFIGVIAGALALVGRQLASGFGELWSQALTGVKQIQDWLAEGPLHLTADQIDQYLKEASAALQNNSSSILSGALSFGSTAGHFAAGMVLALFILIFFLLEGDRIWAFLVRLLPKKARAATFGAGRKGWASMVSYARIQMFVAFVDAVGIGAGAAIIGVPLALPLSVLVFIGSFIPVVGALVTGAIAVLLALVANGPVNALIMLAIVLLVQQLESHILQPLVMGKAVALHPVAVILSVAAGSYLAGIPGALFSVPILAVANSAIRYIAARTWEHEQVLATPGGPVTPGPDHDDSIRDVRLPGFKPKRGKDAAASTEAANPDAQA from the coding sequence ATGACGCCAGCCGAGGACGCCACCCCATCCGATTCAAAGCCCACAGGCACGGCGCCGGATACCGTCCGGCCGGTGGAAACTGTCCGCCCGGCCCGGGTGCGCGCGGACCGGGAGCTTGAGCAGGACATTCCCTACGGTATCCGGATCGCTGCGTCGTGGGCCTGGCGGCTCGGTCTCATCCTTCTTGTGGCCAGCGCCCTGATTTGGCTGCTCAGCCGGATCAGCTTCCTGATTATCCCCGTGATGGTGGCCGCACTGCTGGCCGGGCTGCTGAGCCCGGTAGTGCGCTGGCTGCGGAGCAGGCGCCTGCCAAACGGAGCCGCGGTGGCCATCACGGTGCTGGGGTTCATCGGTGTTATTGCCGGCGCCCTTGCCCTGGTGGGACGCCAGCTGGCTTCAGGTTTCGGCGAATTGTGGTCCCAGGCGCTGACCGGCGTGAAGCAGATCCAGGACTGGCTGGCCGAAGGACCCCTGCACCTCACCGCCGACCAGATCGACCAGTACCTCAAGGAAGCATCCGCCGCACTCCAGAACAACAGCAGCAGCATCCTCAGCGGTGCGTTGTCCTTCGGCAGCACCGCGGGCCACTTCGCCGCGGGAATGGTGCTGGCCCTGTTCATCCTGATCTTCTTCCTGCTCGAAGGCGACAGGATCTGGGCCTTCCTGGTCCGCCTCCTCCCGAAGAAAGCGCGTGCGGCAACGTTCGGTGCCGGACGCAAGGGCTGGGCTTCCATGGTCAGCTACGCACGGATCCAGATGTTTGTTGCGTTTGTTGACGCGGTAGGCATCGGCGCCGGCGCGGCCATCATCGGGGTGCCGCTGGCCCTGCCCCTGAGCGTGCTTGTGTTCATCGGTTCCTTTATCCCGGTAGTCGGTGCCCTGGTGACCGGGGCCATCGCCGTACTCCTGGCCCTGGTGGCCAACGGGCCGGTCAACGCCCTGATCATGCTGGCTATCGTCCTGCTGGTCCAGCAGCTGGAGAGCCACATCCTGCAACCTCTCGTGATGGGCAAGGCCGTGGCCCTGCACCCGGTGGCGGTCATCCTCTCTGTGGCGGCGGGTTCGTACCTTGCGGGCATCCCCGGCGCGCTGTTCTCAGTCCCCATCCTCGCCGTAGCAAACTCCGCAATTCGCTACATCGCGGCCAGAACGTGGGAACATGAACAGGTGCTGGCAACCCCCGGAGGGCCGGTGACGCCAGGCCCGGACCATGATGACTCCATCAGGGACGTCCGGTTGCCGGGCTTCAAGCCCAAGCGCGGCAAGGACGCCGCAGCCAGCACAGAAGCAGCCAATCCGGACGCCCAGGCCTGA
- a CDS encoding aldose 1-epimerase family protein — MTSSATPDASIPAGFQTYATGRQYELRRGDAFAVVTELAAGLRLYSRAGVQLTETYGDAEISPGAAGITLAPWANRVEDGVWYLDGKKQQLDITEVSRNNASHGLLRNSAYSLVDESQYSVTLEATVFPQHGYPFLVRHRVQYLLAEDLGLEVRQTLINDSNAPAPFVLGAHPYLRLGDAEVDQLTLTVAAGTRLVADQRLIPRSSEPVSGDSDFRSGQRVGDLEIDVALTDLTFDGGAARHVLSAPDGRSVTLWQDESCGYVHIFVTTELPGRPRAVAIEPMTGPANAFNSGDGLRWLSAGEAFTMAWGIDAVLVGAG, encoded by the coding sequence ATGACTTCGAGCGCAACCCCGGACGCGAGCATTCCCGCCGGATTCCAGACCTACGCCACCGGCCGGCAGTACGAACTCCGCAGGGGTGACGCGTTCGCAGTTGTGACTGAGTTGGCGGCCGGCCTGCGGCTTTACAGTCGCGCCGGTGTCCAGCTCACCGAGACCTATGGCGACGCCGAGATTTCCCCCGGCGCCGCCGGGATCACCCTCGCCCCCTGGGCAAACAGGGTGGAGGACGGGGTCTGGTACCTGGACGGTAAGAAGCAGCAACTGGACATCACGGAGGTTTCCCGGAACAACGCCAGTCATGGACTGCTCCGCAACTCCGCCTACAGCCTGGTTGATGAATCGCAATATTCCGTGACCCTCGAGGCGACGGTCTTCCCGCAGCATGGCTACCCCTTCCTGGTGCGCCACCGGGTCCAGTATCTTCTCGCTGAGGACCTTGGCCTGGAAGTCCGCCAGACGCTGATCAACGATTCCAACGCGCCAGCGCCGTTCGTCCTGGGCGCCCACCCATACCTGCGGCTGGGCGACGCGGAGGTGGACCAGCTCACCCTGACCGTCGCCGCCGGCACCCGCCTGGTGGCGGACCAGCGCCTGATCCCGCGGAGCTCGGAGCCCGTCAGCGGGGACAGTGACTTCCGCAGCGGCCAAAGAGTTGGGGACCTTGAGATCGATGTAGCCCTCACTGACCTGACGTTCGACGGCGGTGCGGCCCGCCATGTGCTCAGCGCACCTGACGGCCGCAGTGTCACGTTGTGGCAGGACGAATCCTGCGGCTACGTCCACATCTTTGTGACAACTGAGCTGCCCGGCAGGCCCAGGGCGGTGGCCATCGAACCCATGACCGGTCCGGCCAACGCCTTCAACTCGGGTGACGGGCTGCGGTGGCTTTCGGCCGGGGAAGCGTTCACGATGGCCTGGGGGATCGATGCTGTCCTGGTCGGGGCCGGGTAG
- the galT gene encoding galactose-1-phosphate uridylyltransferase: MTGITTTTLADGRELIYFDDGAAAKPRTAATTTDHRPLPERGEPGEVRFDALTDEWVAVAAHRQARTHLPPADQCPICPTTANNPSEIPALDYDVVVFENRFPSLGPAVGPVPSTPAWGTTGPAYGRCEVVAFTPEHTGSFSGLGEARARTVVEAWAHRTEVLSKLPGIRQVFPFENRGADIGVTLHHPHGQIYAYPYVTPRAGVIGAAARKFYDGSDGRQTLTGSLLRAEREDGSRMVMEGENFSAYVPFAARWPLEIHLVPHRQVPDLAALSGEEKDELAHVYLDLLQRLDALYPTPTPYISAWHQAPLDDLLRPASYLHLQLTSPRRAADKLKFLAGSEAAMGAFINDTTPESVAERLRAGVVPESSPVRAATAPAALGALPEGVHA; this comes from the coding sequence ATGACAGGTATCACTACCACCACGCTCGCCGATGGCCGGGAGCTGATTTATTTCGACGACGGCGCCGCTGCCAAGCCCCGCACGGCGGCCACCACCACCGATCACCGGCCCTTGCCCGAACGCGGCGAGCCTGGCGAAGTACGCTTCGATGCCCTCACTGACGAGTGGGTGGCCGTCGCGGCGCATCGGCAGGCCCGCACCCACCTCCCGCCTGCCGACCAGTGCCCCATCTGCCCCACCACAGCGAACAACCCCTCCGAGATCCCCGCACTCGACTACGACGTTGTGGTGTTTGAAAACCGCTTCCCGTCGCTGGGCCCGGCTGTGGGGCCAGTGCCGTCCACTCCGGCCTGGGGCACTACCGGACCCGCGTACGGACGCTGCGAAGTAGTGGCGTTCACTCCCGAGCACACGGGATCGTTCAGTGGCCTGGGTGAGGCCCGCGCCCGGACTGTGGTTGAGGCGTGGGCGCACCGCACCGAAGTCCTCAGCAAACTGCCGGGGATCAGGCAGGTGTTCCCGTTCGAAAACCGCGGGGCCGACATCGGCGTCACCCTCCACCACCCGCACGGCCAGATCTATGCGTACCCCTACGTCACGCCCCGGGCGGGGGTCATCGGAGCGGCCGCACGCAAGTTCTATGATGGGTCCGATGGGCGGCAGACGCTCACGGGCTCGCTGCTGCGGGCGGAACGCGAGGACGGGAGCCGAATGGTGATGGAGGGTGAGAATTTCAGCGCCTACGTGCCGTTCGCTGCCCGCTGGCCGCTGGAAATCCACCTGGTGCCGCACCGGCAGGTACCCGACCTGGCCGCCTTGAGCGGTGAGGAAAAGGATGAACTGGCCCATGTCTACCTTGACCTGCTCCAACGGCTCGATGCCCTGTATCCGACGCCGACGCCCTACATCTCCGCCTGGCACCAGGCCCCTCTTGACGACCTCCTGCGCCCCGCCAGCTACCTGCACCTCCAGCTGACGTCGCCCCGCCGGGCAGCGGACAAGCTCAAGTTCCTGGCCGGCTCCGAAGCCGCCATGGGCGCCTTTATCAATGACACCACCCCGGAAAGCGTGGCGGAACGGCTCCGTGCCGGTGTGGTTCCGGAGTCCAGCCCCGTCCGTGCAGCAACCGCCCCTGCTGCGCTGGGGGCCCTGCCTGAAGGAGTACACGCGTGA